The segment CTTGTGGAGAAGGTTGACCAGCAGGATTCTCCATCGCAGGACACCCAGCAGAACAGCTCTGAGAACACTGCCTCACCAGGTAACTACCCTTTACTCAAAATAGgtgttttctcctccaaattTCTCCCTTTCGTGGATAAGCCTTTCCTGCATCCTGGTCATGAATTGTGGGAAGAGGGAGAATGGAGCCATGCACAGAAAATGGTTCCCATGCTGTTATCCTAAGGTCCCACACATACCCATGAGCAAAGCTCCATTCTCCATGGTGGGTCTATCCTTGAGAACCTCTGTGGGTTGAGTTGGGGCTGTGCATAGGGGTGGGAAGGTGAATGGGGTGGGAATCTCAATGAGATGAAGGATCAATGGCATGAGTAGGTGCATGGGGTGGAAAGGTGAATGTGATGGGAAGGTCAATGGGATGGGAAAGTCAATGGGGTGGGAAGGTCAATGAGGTGGGAAggtcagtgggatgggaaggtCGGTGGGATGGGAAGGTCAATGGGGTGGGAAGGTCAATGGGGTGGGAAGGTCAGTGGGGTGGGAAGGTCAGTGGGGTGGGAAGGTCGGTGGGATGGGAAGGTCAATGGGGTGGGAAGGTCAATGGGATGGGAAGGTCAATGAGGTGGGAAGGTCAATGGGATGGGAAGGTCGGTGGGATGGGAAGGTCAATGGGGTGGGAAggtcagtgggatgggaaggtCAATGGGGTGGGAAggtcagtgggatgggaaggtCGGTGGGATGTGGAGACCCTTGATTTTCTGTGGGCCAATTCCCATCTTGTCCTtgttctccaccagcaggtgctGGTGGCCACAAAGAGGAGAAGCCCCAGCCAGTTGACTCCCAGCAGACAGAAGCAAATGGCCCCAGCATGAGGATGGAGGAAGGGGCTGCGTGCCAGGATCCTGAGCAGGATGAGGCTCTAAAAGAGCAGTCAGAAGTGGAGCCATGCCCTGTGCAAgggcaggaggatctggatgaTCCTGAAGGCACTTTGGAGGATCCCAAAGAATCGGGTGTGCATCCAGGTATCTGTGTTGAAGGGCAGACGCACGAGTGTGCCAACTGCAGGAAAACCTTTCACTGTAGCAACAGCCTGAGccaacaccagcagctgcaCATGGTGGAGCAGCCCCACAAGTGTTCCGAGTGTGGGAACAGCTTTGATGACAGCTCCGACCTCGCTTCCCACCAGCTGGAGAAGTGCTGCAAGTGTCCCGACAGTGGGATAAAACTCGGTGATAGCACCAAGCTCCGACAGCAGAGATCGGTTCACAAATCCGAGAAATTCTATCTCTGCTCTGACTGCGGGAAGTGCTTCAGTCGCAGCTCCAACCTCAAACAGCACAAGAAGCTCCACACTGGGGAGAGACCCCACAAATGCCCCGAGTGCGGGCTGAGCTTCAGCAACACCTCACACCTGGTTGTTCACTACCGGATCCACACCGGGGAGAGACCCTACAGGTGCCATGAGTGCGGGAAGGGCTTTACCATGAGCACTAAATGCCTGAAGCATGAGAGGACCCACACAGGAGAAACTCCCTACAGGTGCTCCAAGTGTGGGAATTGCTACAGGACCAAGATTTCCCTGATGTGCCACATGAGGATGCACATGCATTAAGATGCAAGAGGAGCAGATTGTGCCCTGCAAGGATAATTTGCTATAAGGACAAGCTTTGGGTGACGCTCCAGCACCATTTGGGACAGGGTTCTTCTTCCCCAAGATTCCCAGAAGAAGAGAAATGGGACCGAAGGCAAAGCTCAGGGAGTCCCCCTCGGACAGCATCCTCCCTGCTGCGTCGCCTCTTGTTTGCATCAGGTCTCTGTGGCTCCCGAAGCCTTTGCAGGGCTGGGAGACCTGCAGGGTGATCAGCACGCTGGAAATCTTTATCAAAGCTGTCCTCCTGGCAACAGCGATGCTATTCCCCAGGGATGCTGGCAGTCACGCCAGTCCTCCCACGTGAAACAGAGGAGGCAGGGACGCCTGGTGAGACAGCTGCAGCAGAAGTATCACATTCATTGTCTGATCAAGCCGCCCTTGTTGGGCATTTctgggccaaaaaaaaaaaagatcgtGTCAGATTCTCCTCCCCCCCTTATTTTCAGGCTGGGCTTAATGCTCATGAGCAGCACTCAAGCATTCAGTGATGGAGGGGTTGTTGAAATCCCAGGCAGTGTGGGGGATTTTCTTGCTCCATGGAGGGAGGGGAATGCTGTTTCTGTACCCTCTTGGCATCAAGCAAAGGGTCGAATGTTCTTCTTTTCACTATTGTTttatgtttagattttttttttcacttaataaAATCCTGATGGGTTTCTGTTGTGGTTtgacccggccggcagctaaacaccacacagccatttgctcaccctcccctctccctctctgggatgggggagagaaacgggaaagtgaagcccgtgagctgggataaagacagtttaataagacaggaaaataataataacaacaataataataacaataatgatgagAATAGTACTACTattaataatgtgtacgaaacaaatgatgcacaatgcaattgctcaccacccgctgacaGATGCCCAGTCTAACCCCGAGCAACCCAGCCCCCCACCtcggctagccacccctatatattgtttgaTGTCAGATGGTATAGAATGCCCTgttggccagtttgggtcagctgtgcTGGATCTGTCCCCTaccagctcttactgcacccccagcctgcccattggcaggacagagtgaaaagctgaaacatccttgactttgtgtaagcactgctcttaaaattaaaacaccagcatgttatcagcactcttatcctaatccaaaacatagcaccctaccagctgctaggaggaaaattaactgtcctaactgaaaccagaacaGTTTCCAAGTGAAGTGTGGGCAGCATGGGCTCTGCATGGGGATGGAGCTGGACTGCTCTGACCCTTTTTTGGGGTGTAGAGGGGAGGAGATGCAGCCTCTGGGGTTGAGGAATTGCTTGGGGAAGCAGCCCAGGGCTTGGGGTGGGCAACTTCATGCAAAGCCACACTGATTTCTTACCTGTTTTCCTAAGAAACTGAGCCAAATCCCCCTTGAAGTGCGACTTTCCAGAAGCACCCTGTCTAATTTTGGCTGGGAGATGCTGGGAGAAAAGATAACGGCCTAAGCAATAAATTTGTGTGTATGTGGGTGATCCAGCAAGGTCTTTGAGCCTCTTCCCATCTTTTCGCCCTGTAAGGGTTTTGTTGGAGGTTGCAGCTCCTCCGTCACCCACTTTGTCCTGCACCTTGGATGCACGGGGCTGCATGGCCAAACCTTCCCTTGGGGTTTTAGCAGGGTTGCATGCATATCGTGGTTGTGGGGTTCTTGCAGGTATGGGGAGAAtgagcaagaaggaaaaagagaaatcctGAGAAGGTCCAGGAGAAGGTGGGACAAGGCTTGGAGGGGTGATATGGGGtgatggagaggagctggggcatGGTGGAGCCTTGGAGAACCATAacagggaaaaggggaagggcCTGGGAGACAGGACCCACCAAGGGGGAAGCCCAGGCAGCATTAGGGAAGCTGAGCCCCAGCCACTAGTTTTCTCCCAGAAAAAGGTTTATGTATATGCTCACTGTGGGCCCTCATTCAACTGCAGGAGACACTGGACCTGAAACCAGCACTTGCACATGGGTCAATGGCCCTACAAATGCCCTGAGTGCAGGAAGGGTTTCAGCATGAGCTCCTGTTGCATCGTGCATCAGTGAGTCTGTAGAGGGGAAGAGGctgagaagctgaaatttcTATTGCAGGACACGCAGCAGAACAGCTCTGAGAACACTGCCTCACCAGGTAACTACCCTTTACTCAAAATAGgtgttttctcctccaaattTCTCCCTTCCCTGGATAAGCCTTTCCTGCATCCTGGTCATGAATTTTGGGAAGAGGGAGAATGGAGCCATGCACAGAAAATGGTTCCCACGCTGTTATCCTAAGGTCCTGCACGTACCCATGAGGCATCTGGAGATTTGCTCCACTCCCCATCCCTTGAGGATCCCTCAAGGTCTGTCCTTGACAAACCTCTGTGGGTTGAATTGGGTGAAAGCTGCTCATGGGGTGGGAAGGTCAAAGGGGTAGGAAGATCAATGGGATGGGAAGGTGCATGGGATAGGTATATCAATACAGGAGTGAAGGTCAATGGGATAGGAAGGTGCATGGGGTTGAAAGGTGCATGGGATAAGGAGGTCAATGGGATGAacatcagtgggatgggaaggtCAAT is part of the Anas acuta chromosome W, bAnaAcu1.1, whole genome shotgun sequence genome and harbors:
- the LOC137847157 gene encoding zinc finger protein 665-like isoform X2; protein product: MKRMNKNEKGKARHTVHVQVGEDIVVIEDEEEDEEDKELGHGEGSESCEGHETRQGLQEGEQESTGGKRKPQVKAKRKKGAYKCNECGTTFNWRHNLVRHQRLHTGERPYKCSECGKGFNDSSPLLIHEMLHRGEKPYKCLSCGKKFIQSSHLIAHQSVHTEEKPYVCPDCGKRFARHQYLIMHRRVHTGERPYECRDCGKSFRKSSDLVRHKTVHTGEKPYKCPVCGKGFTQNFRCNAHKKVHLVEKVDQQDSPSQDTQQNSSENTASPGAGGHKEEKPQPVDSQQTEANGPSMRMEEGAACQDPEQDEALKEQSEVEPCPVQGQEDLDDPEGTLEDPKESGVHPGICVEGQTHECANCRKTFHCSNSLSQHQQLHMVEQPHKCSECGNSFDDSSDLASHQLEKCCKCPDSGIKLGDSTKLRQQRSVHKSEKFYLCSDCGKCFSRSSNLKQHKKLHTGERPHKCPECGLSFSNTSHLVVHYRIHTGERPYRCHECGKGFTMSTKCLKHERTHTGETPYRCSKCGNCYRTKISLMCHMRMHMH
- the LOC137847157 gene encoding zinc finger protein 665-like isoform X1: MKRMNKNEKGKARHTVHVQVGEDIVVIEDEEEDEEDKELGHGEGSESCEGHETRQGLQEGEQESTGGKRKPQVKAKRKKGAYKCNECGTTFNWRHNLVRHQRLHTGERPYKCSECGKGFNDSSPLLIHEMLHRGEKPYKCLSCGKKFIQSSHLIAHQSVHTEEKPYVCPDCGKRFARHQYLIMHRRVHTGERPYECRDCGKSFRKSSDLVRHKTVHTGEKPYKCPVCGKGFTQNFRCNAHKKVHLVEKVDQQDSPSQDTQQNSSENTASPAGAGGHKEEKPQPVDSQQTEANGPSMRMEEGAACQDPEQDEALKEQSEVEPCPVQGQEDLDDPEGTLEDPKESGVHPGICVEGQTHECANCRKTFHCSNSLSQHQQLHMVEQPHKCSECGNSFDDSSDLASHQLEKCCKCPDSGIKLGDSTKLRQQRSVHKSEKFYLCSDCGKCFSRSSNLKQHKKLHTGERPHKCPECGLSFSNTSHLVVHYRIHTGERPYRCHECGKGFTMSTKCLKHERTHTGETPYRCSKCGNCYRTKISLMCHMRMHMH